Part of the Elusimicrobiota bacterium genome is shown below.
TTGAATTACCAATTTTAACAACTCATCCATGCTCAACATATAAAAATCAATTAAAAATTAAAAATGAAAAATGAAAAGTTGTTGATAACACCTTAATTTTTAATTTTACATTTTACATTTTTAATTGCCTCTATTCTACATCTGCAAATGTTATTCGCATCATTTCTTCAACAGTTGTTATACCGGCAATCACCTTTTTGAGTGCCGCCTGCCGTAAAGTAATCATCCCCTGTTCAACCGCTGTCTGTTTGATAATATGTGTAGACGCTCTATCCAAAACCAGTTCGCGTATTTTATCTGTTACCTCCATCACTTCATAACAGGCGAGCCGACCTCGGTATCCTGTATTTGAACAATGGTCACAGCCCCGTCCTTTATACAGTTTTATTTTTTGGGCATTCCCAATCTCTTTTGCAGATAGCCCTGAGGATGCCATTACTTCTGATGGCACTTCGTATTCCTCTTTACAATTAGAACAGATTACACGAACAAGCCGCTGTGCGATAACCATAATCACAGTTGATGTTGTTAAGAACGGCTCAATCCCCATATTGTTGAGTCGGGTGACAGCGCCCGGTGCATCGTTTGTATGAAGTGTAGAAAAAACAAGATGGCCTGTAAGCGCAGCGTTGATAGCAATCTCCGCTGTTTCAGTATCACGAATCTCACCAACCATGATGATATCCGGGTCCTGACGAAGAAACGCCTTTAAGCCCGCTGCGAATGTAAGCCCGATATCAGGTCTTGCATGAACCTGATTTATTCCCTCTAACACATATTCAACCGGGTCTTCAATTGTAGAAATATTCACATCAGGCTGGTTTAACTGTGCAAGTGTAGAATAAAGTGTGGTAGATTTACCGCTTCCAGTAGGACCTGTGACAAGAATGATTCCGTAAGGCACATTTATATTTTTGTTGTAGATTGCGAGTGACTCTGACTCAAATCCGAGTTTGGTCAAATCCAGACACAACGAAGATGCATCCAGAAGACGCATTACCACTTTTTCACCAAATGCAGTCGGTAGAACCGAGACACGCAGGTCAACCTCTCTATTCATAACTTTGATTTTTAGCCGACCATCCTGTGGAAGCCGGCGTTCTGCAATATCAAGGTTTGCCATGATTTTTATACGGGAAACAATAGCATTTTGTGTTCTCTTAGGTGGTGCCGAGACCTCGTGTAAAACACCATCAATCCTGTAGCGGACACGTAGCGCTTTCTCATATGGTTCTATATGGATATCGGATGCTTTTGCTTTTACAGCACCGGATAAAAGCAGGTTAACTATTTTTATGATTGGTGCATCTTCGCCTTCTGCTTCAAGTGATACAATATCTTTGCCGGTATCCACTTCTTTTACAACATCTACATTTGTTTCAGCACCTTTTTGTTCCATATCCTTGACAAGTGTCTCCATTGATGCCTTTGTGCCGTAATACCTTTCAATTGCTGCCTTTATCTCGCTTTCAGACGCAATCACAACATTTATTTCATGACCGGTCATAAGCCGAAGGTCGTCAGTTGCAAAAACATTCAGCGGGTCTGCCATCGCAATAGTGAGCGTATTATCTTCTCTTGCAATAGGTATTAGTGTTTGGTGTCTTACAACTGATTCAGGTACCGATTTCACAACATCTTCAGGGATTTCGCCATATTCAGAAAGTGAAATATAAGAGACACCGCATTGTTTGCCAAGAAATGCAAGAAGCACATCTTCTGTAATATAGCCGAGCGACATCAAAATTACACCAAGTTTGCCACCTTTCTTTTTCTGCTCCTCCATCGCATCCTGGAGTTGTTCTGGTGAAATAATACCAACCTCAACCAAGAGGTCGCCCAGTTTCTTTTTTAATGACATCTGTTTTACAGCCATATATTTATAGTATAAATAAAAAAAACTATTTTGTCAAGTGATTTTTTAATTTGGACGCAGATTTTCGCAGAAAAATCAGGATTTAATCTGCATTCATCGGAGCCTGCCCCCGAATGATTCTATCGGGGGTTCATCTGCGTTCTATTGTTTTTTTTGTTTTTAACATCTGTTCCGCTATTGGAGAAACGAAACATTTTATGCTGCCACCAAGTGAAGCAATTTCTTTAACAAGTGTGGAAGATAGATAAGTCCATTTTTCAGCAGGCGTCAGAAAGACCGTCTCAATTTCAGGATGAAGTTTTCGGTTTGTCAGTGCCATCTGAAACTCGTATTCAAAATCAGAAACAGCACGAAGTCCACGGATAATTATTGTTGCATTTTTGGTTTTCATAAAGTCAACAAGCAGCCCATCAAACGCCTCAACAGAAACATTTTTTTCGTTGATAGAACTTCTCAAAATTTTTAGTCGGTCTTTTATAGAAAAAAACGGCTTCTTGTTCGGGTTTGTAATTACCGCAACAATCAGGTTATTAAAAATTTTTGCCGACCGAGAAATAATGTCCAAATGCCCGTAAGTCGCCGGGTCAAAACTGCCAGGATATACCGCAATTTTTTTCATAAAATTGACCTCTATAATTTATTATATCAAAATAATAAAAAAATTGCAAATAAAAAAATCCCCAACGTAGCAGTCGCATTGCTATGCGACTATAAGCGGGGATTTTTTTAACTGCTGTCATTGCGACCCAGAGCGAAGCGAAGGGGAAGCAATCTCGTCTTTAGATTGCCACGGGCTTCGCCCTCGCAATGACAATCAAATGTAAAGAACTGTTAGAGACACCACAATAGTCATTACGGAGTAAAAAACATTCCGTAGATGTCACCGTTAGTGATTTCCCATGAA
Proteins encoded:
- the pilB gene encoding type IV-A pilus assembly ATPase PilB, with the protein product MAVKQMSLKKKLGDLLVEVGIISPEQLQDAMEEQKKKGGKLGVILMSLGYITEDVLLAFLGKQCGVSYISLSEYGEIPEDVVKSVPESVVRHQTLIPIAREDNTLTIAMADPLNVFATDDLRLMTGHEINVVIASESEIKAAIERYYGTKASMETLVKDMEQKGAETNVDVVKEVDTGKDIVSLEAEGEDAPIIKIVNLLLSGAVKAKASDIHIEPYEKALRVRYRIDGVLHEVSAPPKRTQNAIVSRIKIMANLDIAERRLPQDGRLKIKVMNREVDLRVSVLPTAFGEKVVMRLLDASSLCLDLTKLGFESESLAIYNKNINVPYGIILVTGPTGSGKSTTLYSTLAQLNQPDVNISTIEDPVEYVLEGINQVHARPDIGLTFAAGLKAFLRQDPDIIMVGEIRDTETAEIAINAALTGHLVFSTLHTNDAPGAVTRLNNMGIEPFLTTSTVIMVIAQRLVRVICSNCKEEYEVPSEVMASSGLSAKEIGNAQKIKLYKGRGCDHCSNTGYRGRLACYEVMEVTDKIRELVLDRASTHIIKQTAVEQGMITLRQAALKKVIAGITTVEEMMRITFADVE
- the coaD gene encoding pantetheine-phosphate adenylyltransferase; protein product: MKKIAVYPGSFDPATYGHLDIISRSAKIFNNLIVAVITNPNKKPFFSIKDRLKILRSSINEKNVSVEAFDGLLVDFMKTKNATIIIRGLRAVSDFEYEFQMALTNRKLHPEIETVFLTPAEKWTYLSSTLVKEIASLGGSIKCFVSPIAEQMLKTKKTIERR